The following are from one region of the Vitis riparia cultivar Riparia Gloire de Montpellier isolate 1030 chromosome 14, EGFV_Vit.rip_1.0, whole genome shotgun sequence genome:
- the LOC117929818 gene encoding bidirectional sugar transporter SWEET17-like isoform X2, with translation MATLSFISGVIGNIISVLYMLSPVPTFSRIVKHRSTEEFESLPYVSSLATSSLWVFYGLMKSGGLLIATVNGFGIIIELVYVILFLIFAPTRVRAKTAILVVTLNVGFPAGVVLITLFAMDGDLRLDVLGIVCAVLNILMYGSPFAAMVPNGIGFILGAAQIVLYAMYWKSKTSQNLSDVLDDEWQHKLLIHENSEE, from the exons ATGGCAACCCTAAGCTTCATTTCTGGAGTAATAG GGAACATCATTTCTGTACTGTACATGCTTTCTCCTGT GCCGACGTTCTCGCGAATAGTAAAACATCGATCGACCGAGGAGTTTGAGAGCCTCCCTTATGTTAGCTCATTAGCAACTTCATCCTTGTGGGTTTTCTATGGACTCATGAAGTCTGGAGGCCTCCTGATAGCCACTGTCAATGGTTTTGGCATAATCATCGAGCTCGTTTATGTAATCTTATTCCTCATATTTGCACCTACAAGAGTGAGG GCCAAGACTGCCATACTAGTTGTGACTTTGAATGTGGGATTTCCAGCAGGTGTGGTTCTGATTACTCTTTTCGCCATGGATGGAGATTTACGGCTCGATGTATTAGGGATTGTTTGTGCAGTCCTAAATATATTAATGTATGGTTCACCCTTTGCAGCCATG GTACCAAATGGGATTGGATTCATTCTTGGAGCCGCTCAGATTGTGCTCTATGCCATGTATTGGAAATCTAAGACATCTCAAAATCTTTCAGACGTCTTGGACGATGAATGGCAGCACAAGCTTCTGATCCATGAAAACAGTGAAGAGTAG
- the LOC117929818 gene encoding bidirectional sugar transporter SWEET16-like isoform X1, with protein sequence MATLSFISGVIGNIISVLYMLSPVPTFSRIVKHRSTEEFESLPYVSSLATSSLWVFYGLMKSGGLLIATVNGFGIIIELVYVILFLIFAPTRVRAKTAILVVTLNVGFPAGVVLITLFAMDGDLRLDVLGIVCAVLNILMYGSPFAAMKKVVMTKSVEYMPFLLSFFLLLNGAIWTFYAILVKDFFVGVPNGIGFILGAAQIVLYAMYWKSKTSQNLSDVLDDEWQHKLLIHENSEE encoded by the exons ATGGCAACCCTAAGCTTCATTTCTGGAGTAATAG GGAACATCATTTCTGTACTGTACATGCTTTCTCCTGT GCCGACGTTCTCGCGAATAGTAAAACATCGATCGACCGAGGAGTTTGAGAGCCTCCCTTATGTTAGCTCATTAGCAACTTCATCCTTGTGGGTTTTCTATGGACTCATGAAGTCTGGAGGCCTCCTGATAGCCACTGTCAATGGTTTTGGCATAATCATCGAGCTCGTTTATGTAATCTTATTCCTCATATTTGCACCTACAAGAGTGAGG GCCAAGACTGCCATACTAGTTGTGACTTTGAATGTGGGATTTCCAGCAGGTGTGGTTCTGATTACTCTTTTCGCCATGGATGGAGATTTACGGCTCGATGTATTAGGGATTGTTTGTGCAGTCCTAAATATATTAATGTATGGTTCACCCTTTGCAGCCATG AAAAAGGTGGTGATGACAAAGAGTGTGGAATATATGCCTTTCCTTCtgtcttttttccttctcttgaaTGGAGCGATTTGGACTTTCTATGCCATCCTTGTGAAAGACTTTTTCGTTGGA GTACCAAATGGGATTGGATTCATTCTTGGAGCCGCTCAGATTGTGCTCTATGCCATGTATTGGAAATCTAAGACATCTCAAAATCTTTCAGACGTCTTGGACGATGAATGGCAGCACAAGCTTCTGATCCATGAAAACAGTGAAGAGTAG